In Deltaproteobacteria bacterium, the genomic window CACGGTGGTGGTTCCGAGCATGGTCCTGGTCTTTCTGCCCCTGGGCCTGGCCCAACTCATACAGCTCCACCGGGACGTCGATTGGCGGCGCCTCGCGATCCTGTTCGTCAGCTCCGCCCTCATGGTCCCGTTCGGCGCCATGGTCCTGAAGGAAGTCGACACGGTGACGTTGCAACGGGGGATCGGTGCGCTGATGATCGTCCTGGTGCTGCTGCTTCAGATCAAACCCGGTCCCCCGTACGCGCGGGAAGCGCCGGCGTGCGCGGCCGTCGGCCTGATTGCCGGTTTCCTCGCGGCCAGCACCACCGTGGCCGGACCGCCGCTGGTGCTGCTGGGGCTGAAGCAACGCTGGGAACCGGCCGTGTTCCGCGCCACCGCCATCGCCTATTTCTTCAGCATCTCCGCGTTCTCCCTTCCGTTCTACTGGGAGATGGACCTGCTCACCCCGGTCACCGCGCGGTTCTCCCTCTACGGCCTGCCCGCCGTGGCCGTCGGATACTTCACGGCGACGTGGCTGCGCGCACGGGTGTCGGTGGCGGCGTTCCGGTGGCTCGCCACCGGCGTGGTGGTGGCCGGAGCCCTGTCGGCGGTCTTGTTGTGAGCGTCCCGGACACCACACGCCCTGGGTAGACCCGGCCTTGCAGGTTCACGAGAAGTGTTGACAACCCGCCGGCGACGTTGATAGAAGCGCGGCCAACAGACAGCGGCACGTCCACCCACACGACAACCCATCTCCAACGCACGGGACGAACCTGAAAGGAGACGGAAATGCGAACTCGATTCCGCGCCACTTTCGTGACCTTGGTCGTCGCGGGCCTCGCCCTGATCCTTGCGGCCGACACCGCATTGGCTCAGAAGAAGACCCGGATCTCCGTCGGCGTCACCGAGACCATGGAGACGTTCAACCCTTACGGAGACAGCGTGGCCCTTCTCTACGGCGTCTACACGGAGATGACCGGCCCCCTGTGCAAGTACAACTGGAAGGACGCCAAGTGGGAGCCGCGGCTGGCCAAGAGCTGGACCGTGGAAGACCCGAACAACTGGGTCTTCGAGCTGGACCAGCGGTACAAGTTCAATGACGGCAGCCCTGTGACCGCCGAGGACATCGTGCATTCCCTCACGCGCATCCTCAACGACCCCCAGAGCAAGCAGAAAGCCGCGGTGACCCGCCCCATCAAGGAGTCGGCGGTGGTGGACAAGTTCAAGGTCCGCATCACCACCAAGAAGCCCACCGCTCCGCTGCTGGACTTCCTCTGCGACAACCTGATCATCACCAGCAAGGCGGCCTACGAGAAGTACGGCGCCAGGGAAGCCGACCGCAAGCACATGATGGGCGGCGGGCCCTACGCGTTCGCCGAATTGGTACCGGGACAGCGCATGGTCATCAAGAAGCGCCCGGACCACCCGGACATGGTGAGAAACCCCAACGCGCCGGACGAGATCGTGTTCCGGGTCATGCGCGAACCCGAGCAGCGGGTGGCGGCGCTGATGAACAACGAGGTGCAGATCGCCCAGTTCATACCGCCGCATCTCTTCAATCCCGTGAACAGCTCGCCCAACCACAAGATCGCAAAGGCGGACTCCATCGAGATCATGTTCCTGGCCATGCAGCCCAAGCCGCCTTTCGACAAGAAGGAAGTGCGTCAGGCGGTGTGCTACGCCATCGACCGGGACAAGATCATCAACACCCTGCTCCAGGGTCAGGCGCGCCGGCTCGACGGCCCCCTGGGTCCGGGTCAGTTGGGATACAACCCGAACCTGAAGGCCCGCTACACCTACGACCCGAAGAAGGCGCGCGAACTGCTGGCCAAGGCCGGCTATCCCGACGGGGTGGCCGTGGAGTTGCAGACGCCGGTGAACCGCTACGTGCTCGACAAGCAGGTCACCGAGGCGATGATCCCGATGCTCAACGCCGCCGGCTTCAAGGCCAGGCTGCTGACGCCGGAGTGGCCGACGCTCTGGGCCAACGTGCAGAAGGGCAAGGTGCCGTTCTTCTACATGGGCCGCGGCGGGGTGCTGGACCCGAGCTCGGCGTTTCACCAGTACTTCAGGACGGGCGGGTCGCCGCGCATCGGCCTCTACACACCGGAAATCGACGCGGCCCTCGACGCGGAGCAGGCGGAGTTCGATACCGAGAAGCGCAACCAGCACCTCACCACCGCCATGGAACTGATCACGGACCTGGCGCCGGCCTGCTTCCAGTGGCGGCACCAGCTCCTGTGGGGCATGACCAACGACATCGAGTACGAGCCCCCGGCCGACGCCCGCATCTACGGCATGGACATGGTGGTGAAGTAGATCATCTTGTCCGGCGCAAGAGGGCATGCTTCCCGAAAGGAAGCATGCCCTCTTGCTTTTTGTCCTGATTTTCGCCGACTTGAGTTGACAACTCCCAACCACGTTGATAGAAGCGCGAGAATTGCGCAACGGCATCGTCACGTTGCAAGGGAAGGAACAAACAGAGGAGAGAAGAATATGCGGAACCACATGCGAATCACTCTCGTGGCTCTGACCGTTGCCGGGCTCGCGCTATGCTTGGCCGCCAACACGGCGTGGGCACAGACCCGTGTCACCATCGGCGCCACCGAAACCATGGAGACCCACAACCCGTACGGCGACAGCGTGGCGCTGCTCTACGGCATCTACACGGAGTTGGCCGGCCCTCTGTGCAAGTACAACTGGAACGAAGGCAAGTGGGAGCCGCGGCTGGCCAAGAGCTGGAAGGTGGTGGATCCCAACAACTGGGTGTTCGAGCTGGACCAGCGCTACACGTTCAACGACGGCAGCCCGGTGACGGCCCACGACATCGTCCACTCCATCTGGCGCATCTTCAACGACCCGCAGAGCAAGCAGAAGGCGTCCGTGGCCCGTCCGGTCAAGGAGGTCAAAGCGCTCGGCGACTTCACCGTGCAGGTCACCACCCACAAGCCCACCGCGCCTCTGCTGGACTTCCTCTGTGACGGCCTGATCATCACCAGCAAGGCGGTCTACGACAAGTACGGCCCGGCGGAAGCCGACCGGAAACACCACCTGGGCGGCGGCCCCTACGAGCTGGTGGAGCTGGTGCAGGGACAGCGCATGGTCATCCGGAAGCGCCCCGACCACCCGGCCATGTCGAGGAATCCCAACGCGCCGGACGAAGTCGTCTTCCGGGTGATGCGCGAGACCGAGCAGCGGGTGGCCGCCCTCATGAACAACGAGGTGCAGGTCGCGCAGCTCATTCCGCCGCATCTGATGAAGACGGTGGAGAACTCTCCGAGGCACAAGATCGTAAAGATCCAATCCCTCGTGATCATGTTCCTGGGCATGCAGCCCAAGCCGCCCTTCGACAAGAAGGAAGTGCGCCAGGCGGTGTGCTACGCCATCGACCGGGACAAGATCATCAGGACTCTTCTGCAAGGGCAGGCGCAGCGGCTTGACGGTCCCCTGGGTCCCGGCCAGTTGGGCTACAACCCGAACCTGAAGACCCGTTACACCTACGACCCCAAGAAGGCACGTGAGCTGTTGACGCAGGCCGGGCATCTGGGCGTCGAGGTGGAGTTGCAGACCCCTGTCGGCCGCTACATCCTGGACAAGCAGGTGACCGAGGCCATGATCCCGATGCTCAACGCCGCGGGCTTCAAGGCCAAGCTGCGGACGCCCGAGTGGCCCACCCTCTGGGCCAACGTCCAGAAGGGCAAGGTGCCGTTCTTCTACATGGGTCGCGGCGGCGTTCTCGATCCGAGCTCGGCGTTCCACCAGTACTTCAGAAAGGGCGGCTCGCCGCGGATCGGCTTCTCCCATCCCGACATCGACGCAGCCCTTGACGCGGAGCAACAGGAGTTCGATCCGGTGAAACGCAACGAGTACCTCACCCAGGCCATGGAACTGATCACGGACATGGCGCCCGCCTGCTTCCAGTGGCGGCACGAGTTCCTGTGGGGAATGGCGAAAGACATCGACTATCAGCCCCCGGCTGATTCCCGCATCTACGGCATGGACATCAAAGTGAAGTAGCGGGACAGTCACCGCCAACCAAGGGAGGGGCATGCTTCCGGACCGGAAGCATGCCCCTCTTGATTTAGGAGTCCCAGCGGCCGGTCCCGAAAGTCACATGGACCCCCGCGCGGGCATCAAGACTTGAGGAGGCATTCATGAACCCCCGATTCCGCGGCATCTTCATCCCTACCCTCACCACATTCGATGACGACGGCGAGGTGGATTTCGACGTCCTTGGTGAAATGCTGGAGTTCAACATCGCCGCCGGCGTACAGGGGCTCTTCGTGCTAGGCTCTACCGGCATGGGCCCGGCCATGACGACGGAACAGCGCATCGCCACCGCGGAATTCGTCATGGACCGCGTACGGGAGCGCGTCCCGGTCATCATGCACGCGGGCGCCGCGGACGTGCAGACCACCTGCCGCCTCGCCCGGCACTCGCAAGGCCTGGGGGTCGACGCGGTGGCCGTGGTGCCGCCGTACTACTATACCGACCATACTCCGTGGGAGATCACGGCGCACTACAAGGCCGTGGCGGCGGCGGTCAATGGCACGCCCCTTTTCCTCTACGACAACGTCAAGTACTCCGGCTGGGCCTTTACGCCGGCAACGGCCAAGGCCCTTCAGCAGGAGGTACCGTCGCTGTGCGGCATGAAGGCGAGCTACTACGCCCAGGGACCGCTGCTCGGTTATCTGGAAGCCATGCCCGAGGACTTTGCCGTCATGTCGGGAAACAGCATCGACCTTCTTCCGGCGACGCCCCACGGACTCAGCGGCGCCATCCCGCCCTTGACCAGCGCAATTCCCGAGATCTGTGTGGCGCTGTGGAACGCCCTGGAGCGCCGGGACTACGGTCAGGCGATTCCGCTACAGAAGAAGGCGGACGATTTCGGGCGCACCATCGGCCGGTTGGGGCAGCGTTTCGGCCGCAGCGCCCATCGCGAAGCCATGCGCGCCCGCGGTTTCAAGATCAAGCGCTACCCGCGCTGGCCTTCGGAGGAGTTGACCGAGGAAGCGATGCAGACCGTGGCGGACGCCTTGAAGGCCACCGGCCTTTGACGGTCCGCGGATCACGCGGCAGCGGGGGCGTCACCCCTTCTTGGCGGACGCGGGGGCCGGCGGCTCCAGGTCCCAGCCCTTGGCGGAGATGTCCATGATGACGCCGTTGGGGCCGCGCACCTTCTCCTCGAAGTAGAAGCTGTGGTGGGAACCCACCGCGTCCCCGAGGATTTCCGCCCCCGTGCCGTCCAGCCTGGCGTTGGCCTCCTGGACGTCGTCCACCTGGAACCCCATGTGATGAAGCCCCTCGTAGGCGGCGCCCCCCACCATGTCCGCGGCCTCGTCGGAGGGGTAGTTCAGGAACGCGAAGTTGACGTGTCCGTCCGAGAGGAACACGCCGCCTCCGCGGGGCGAATCGGGTACCTGCTTGATGAACTTGAGCCCGAACACCTTCTGGTAGAAGGCCGCGGTCTTCTCCGGGTCCTTGGTGGCGATTGCGATGTGTCTCAAGCGTGCCATGTATCCCCCTTCTTCTACTTCGTTCCTGCTCCCGGGCGAGCGGACGCCGTCAATCGGCCCCTTCCATGGCCCGGGCGATGCCGCCGAGAAACACCTGCCAGAACTCCAGGGACTGGCGCGCGGCGTCCAGTATCCCCTCCCACTGAACTTCCGTCTCGGCGTAGTTGGCCAACAGCTCCATGGTCTGGCTCTTGTGGTCGGTGTCGGCCTCGCGGTGCAGCTTGAAATTGGGTAGCTGCTCCAAGGTGAGCCCGAGGTCCTTCGTCCAGCGCTCCTGGGCACGGGTCTGGTGCGCCCCGCCGGGGATGATGGGGTCCAGGTTGACTCGCTCCAGCACGGCCACGCCGCCGAGCCCTTCGAGCCAGCCCAGGTTGAAGGCCAGCCAACTCCAGCCGCAGATGGCCGCCCGGGTGGTAGGCAGCGGCCGCGCGTGGTGAACCTCGTCGGCGGTGAGCCCCACGGCCTCGCCGTGCCGCACCCACAGTGTGTAGTGGTCCGAGCCGCAGCGCGGGTCGAACAGCATCTCCTCGGTCTCGTGCTCCAGCAACTCCTTCTTGACTTCCATGTGCGGACAGCGCGCGATGAGGTAGGCCCAGGCCGAGCGCCGGCCGCGTACGAACAGCCCGAACTGCTGCGCGATGATCTGCGCCCGGCGCGGGTTCAGCCGCACTTGGTAGAACTCCTTGACTTCGGGAGCGGCAAACGTCTCCCGGGTCAACTGGTTCAGCATCTCGTCGTACCGTGCCGCCGTCGCGTCCATCGTGCCGCTCCTTCTCAGGCGTCCGCCGGTATGCGCTCCATGGCTTCCAGCACCCCGGCGCGGTAGATGGTCATGAGCTCCATGGACTCCTTGACGGCGCGCAACGCCTTTTCCTGCAACGGCCCGGTGGCGTGCCTCTCGAGGTCGGGCAGGAACATGTCGCTGTGCTCCTCGTCGGCCTGGGAGTGCACGTCGAAGTTGGGCATCTGCTTCATCTTGAAGCCCATGTCCTCGCTCCAGCGCCGGCCCATGCGGGTGGAATGGCCGCCGCCGTGGTCCCCCAACAGGCGGTCGTCGTTGCACCACTCCGTCACCGTCAGCGCCGCCAGCCCTTCGAGCCACGGCTTTTCGCGGGTAATCCAGCCCCAGGCGTAGAGCACGGCGCGGGTCGTGGGAAGAGGATCGGCGTTGAGGATGTCCTCGGGCTCGAGCCCCACCAGCTTGCCCTGGTTCACGATCAGCGTGATGTGGCCGTGCTCGCTGAACTCATCCTTGATCACCTCGCCGTACTCGTGCTGCAGGATCTTCTGCTTCACCGACCAGACCGGGCAGTTGCCGGACACGTGCGCCCAGCAGTCCCGGCGGTGGCGAATGAAATGGGCCAGCTCCCGCACGATCACCTGGGCGCGCAGCGGGTTCTGCTTGAGGTCGAAATAGCGGTTCACGACGTCGGAAGCCGAATGCTCCCGCACGATGTCGCCGATGGCCTTGCGCCACTCATGAACTTCCATGGTGAGTCCCTCCCGGTCCCGTGGCGTCCCGCGAGTCATCTCGTGTATTCGCGGGACTACGACACGTTCCGATTCAATAGCCGATGGCGCAGCCGTCCTTGCGCGGATCCGACCCGCCCATGAGAACCCCGGTGTCCGGCTCGATGGCAATGGCGTGGGCGCCGCCGAAGCTCTCGGGCGCCCCGGCGACCACTTGGTGGCCGCGCGCCTGCAGCGCGCTCACGGTGCCGGCGGCCACACCCGGTTCCAGCGCCACTTCCACGCCGGACAGATGGTTGAACCGGTGCGCATCCAGCGCCTCCTGAGCGCTCATGCCGAAGTCCACCACGTTGCTGATGATCTGGCTCTGTACCTGGGCCTGGACGTGGCCGCCCTTGAGTCCCACCACCAGCACTGGACGCCCGTCCCTCAACACCATGCCCGGCATGAGCGTGTGGCTGCAACGCTTGTGCGGGCCGAGGCAGTTGGGGTGCCCTTCCTCGAGACAGAACATGTGGCCCCGGTTCTGGAGCACGATGCCGGTGTCCTCCACCGCCACGCCCGAACCGAAGCCCATGAACAGGCTCTGGATGAAGGACACCCGGTTGCCCCGGCCGTCGGCCACGGCCACGTACTCGGTGTCCCCTTCCACCGGCGCCGCGTCCACGCGGGACGCCGCCGTTTCCATGGAGATGCCGCGCCGGAGCGCGGCGATTCGCGATTCCGCCACCAGGTCGCACCAGCTCACGGTCATGCTGTCGCGGTCGGCAAGGTAACGCTCCCGGTCGGCAAAGGCGCGCTTCTTGGCTTCGATGAAGAGATGGAGGTGGTCGGCGCCGTTGTGCTCCAGCGAACCGAGGTCGTAGCCCTCCAGGATCCTGAGCATTTCCAGCGCCACGAACCCCTGCGTGGCCGGGGGCAACTGGTACACCTCGTGGCCGCGGTAGGACGCACGGATAGGCTCCACCCACTCCGAGGCATGCTCCTCCATGTCGCGCATGTCGAACGCGCCGCCGAGCTTGCGCGAGCAGCGCACGAGCTTCTCCGCCACCTCGCCGCGGTAGAAGTATTCCGCGCCCCCCTCGGCGATGCCGCGCAGCGTCCGGGCGAGGTCCGGTTGCCGGAAAATCTCTCCCGGTCGCGGCGCGCGCCCGTCCACCAGGTATCCGGCCGCGGCTTCCTCGTTCTCGCGGAGCTTGCCCTCCAGGCCGCGCCACTCCTCGCTGGTGAAGGCGCTCACCGGGAACCCGTCCTCGGCGTAGCGGATGGCGGGCTCCAGCAGAGCCGCCAGCGGGCGCGTACCGTGGGCCTCCAGGAGCGTCTCCCACCCGTGCACCGCGCCGGGCACGGTCACCGAGTGGATCCCGGTCTGCGGCACCGCGTCGAGGCCCTCCTTCCAGAAAGCCGCTGGATCGGCCCCGTAGGGAGAGCGGCCGCTGGCGTCCAGCGCCTTCATCTCGCCGGTCTCGGCGACGTAGAGGAGCGCGAAGGCATCGCCGCCGATGCCGATGGACATGGGCTCCAGCACCCCGAGCATGGCCGCGGTGGCCACGGCCGCGTCCACCGCGTTGCCGCCCTCCGCCAGCACCTGGACGCCCACCAGCGACGCCAGCCGCTGGCTGCACGCAACCATGCCGTTCCTGCCCATGACCGTGCCCATGATGCTCCGCGCGAGACTACGCTGCCTGGGTCTCCGGCACTTCCACCATCGCGGAGCCCAGCGCCCCGCGGTAGGCCCGGTCCAGGGCCAGGCAGTCGCGTGCCGCGCGGATGATCAGGGCGCCGGTGTCGGCGTCGCGCACGTACTTCTCGAACACCGGGTCGAACATGTCCGAGTGACCGATGTCCGCGGTCATGTGGAGCTTGGTGTTGGCGTCGAGCTTCTCCACCGAGCCCACGATCTCGCGCGCCTTCTTCATGGCCATGCGGTGGGTGAAGCCGCCTCCCTTGACGATCTCGTTGTTGTTCTTGCGCTCGGTGGTG contains:
- a CDS encoding sulfite exporter TauE/SafE family protein — encoded protein: MGWETGLYVFAVVLLAASLQGITGAGMMILSVPPLLVALPATVVVPSMVLVFLPLGLAQLIQLHRDVDWRRLAILFVSSALMVPFGAMVLKEVDTVTLQRGIGALMIVLVLLLQIKPGPPYAREAPACAAVGLIAGFLAASTTVAGPPLVLLGLKQRWEPAVFRATAIAYFFSISAFSLPFYWEMDLLTPVTARFSLYGLPAVAVGYFTATWLRARVSVAAFRWLATGVVVAGALSAVLL
- a CDS encoding ABC transporter substrate-binding protein, which produces MRTRFRATFVTLVVAGLALILAADTALAQKKTRISVGVTETMETFNPYGDSVALLYGVYTEMTGPLCKYNWKDAKWEPRLAKSWTVEDPNNWVFELDQRYKFNDGSPVTAEDIVHSLTRILNDPQSKQKAAVTRPIKESAVVDKFKVRITTKKPTAPLLDFLCDNLIITSKAAYEKYGAREADRKHMMGGGPYAFAELVPGQRMVIKKRPDHPDMVRNPNAPDEIVFRVMREPEQRVAALMNNEVQIAQFIPPHLFNPVNSSPNHKIAKADSIEIMFLAMQPKPPFDKKEVRQAVCYAIDRDKIINTLLQGQARRLDGPLGPGQLGYNPNLKARYTYDPKKARELLAKAGYPDGVAVELQTPVNRYVLDKQVTEAMIPMLNAAGFKARLLTPEWPTLWANVQKGKVPFFYMGRGGVLDPSSAFHQYFRTGGSPRIGLYTPEIDAALDAEQAEFDTEKRNQHLTTAMELITDLAPACFQWRHQLLWGMTNDIEYEPPADARIYGMDMVVK
- a CDS encoding ABC transporter substrate-binding protein, which codes for MRITLVALTVAGLALCLAANTAWAQTRVTIGATETMETHNPYGDSVALLYGIYTELAGPLCKYNWNEGKWEPRLAKSWKVVDPNNWVFELDQRYTFNDGSPVTAHDIVHSIWRIFNDPQSKQKASVARPVKEVKALGDFTVQVTTHKPTAPLLDFLCDGLIITSKAVYDKYGPAEADRKHHLGGGPYELVELVQGQRMVIRKRPDHPAMSRNPNAPDEVVFRVMRETEQRVAALMNNEVQVAQLIPPHLMKTVENSPRHKIVKIQSLVIMFLGMQPKPPFDKKEVRQAVCYAIDRDKIIRTLLQGQAQRLDGPLGPGQLGYNPNLKTRYTYDPKKARELLTQAGHLGVEVELQTPVGRYILDKQVTEAMIPMLNAAGFKAKLRTPEWPTLWANVQKGKVPFFYMGRGGVLDPSSAFHQYFRKGGSPRIGFSHPDIDAALDAEQQEFDPVKRNEYLTQAMELITDMAPACFQWRHEFLWGMAKDIDYQPPADSRIYGMDIKVK
- a CDS encoding dihydrodipicolinate synthase family protein, whose translation is MNPRFRGIFIPTLTTFDDDGEVDFDVLGEMLEFNIAAGVQGLFVLGSTGMGPAMTTEQRIATAEFVMDRVRERVPVIMHAGAADVQTTCRLARHSQGLGVDAVAVVPPYYYTDHTPWEITAHYKAVAAAVNGTPLFLYDNVKYSGWAFTPATAKALQQEVPSLCGMKASYYAQGPLLGYLEAMPEDFAVMSGNSIDLLPATPHGLSGAIPPLTSAIPEICVALWNALERRDYGQAIPLQKKADDFGRTIGRLGQRFGRSAHREAMRARGFKIKRYPRWPSEELTEEAMQTVADALKATGL
- a CDS encoding VOC family protein, which produces MARLRHIAIATKDPEKTAAFYQKVFGLKFIKQVPDSPRGGGVFLSDGHVNFAFLNYPSDEAADMVGGAAYEGLHHMGFQVDDVQEANARLDGTGAEILGDAVGSHHSFYFEEKVRGPNGVIMDISAKGWDLEPPAPASAKKG
- a CDS encoding iron-containing redox enzyme family protein gives rise to the protein MDATAARYDEMLNQLTRETFAAPEVKEFYQVRLNPRRAQIIAQQFGLFVRGRRSAWAYLIARCPHMEVKKELLEHETEEMLFDPRCGSDHYTLWVRHGEAVGLTADEVHHARPLPTTRAAICGWSWLAFNLGWLEGLGGVAVLERVNLDPIIPGGAHQTRAQERWTKDLGLTLEQLPNFKLHREADTDHKSQTMELLANYAETEVQWEGILDAARQSLEFWQVFLGGIARAMEGAD
- a CDS encoding iron-containing redox enzyme family protein yields the protein MEVHEWRKAIGDIVREHSASDVVNRYFDLKQNPLRAQVIVRELAHFIRHRRDCWAHVSGNCPVWSVKQKILQHEYGEVIKDEFSEHGHITLIVNQGKLVGLEPEDILNADPLPTTRAVLYAWGWITREKPWLEGLAALTVTEWCNDDRLLGDHGGGHSTRMGRRWSEDMGFKMKQMPNFDVHSQADEEHSDMFLPDLERHATGPLQEKALRAVKESMELMTIYRAGVLEAMERIPADA
- the ggt gene encoding gamma-glutamyltransferase: MGTVMGRNGMVACSQRLASLVGVQVLAEGGNAVDAAVATAAMLGVLEPMSIGIGGDAFALLYVAETGEMKALDASGRSPYGADPAAFWKEGLDAVPQTGIHSVTVPGAVHGWETLLEAHGTRPLAALLEPAIRYAEDGFPVSAFTSEEWRGLEGKLRENEEAAAGYLVDGRAPRPGEIFRQPDLARTLRGIAEGGAEYFYRGEVAEKLVRCSRKLGGAFDMRDMEEHASEWVEPIRASYRGHEVYQLPPATQGFVALEMLRILEGYDLGSLEHNGADHLHLFIEAKKRAFADRERYLADRDSMTVSWCDLVAESRIAALRRGISMETAASRVDAAPVEGDTEYVAVADGRGNRVSFIQSLFMGFGSGVAVEDTGIVLQNRGHMFCLEEGHPNCLGPHKRCSHTLMPGMVLRDGRPVLVVGLKGGHVQAQVQSQIISNVVDFGMSAQEALDAHRFNHLSGVEVALEPGVAAGTVSALQARGHQVVAGAPESFGGAHAIAIEPDTGVLMGGSDPRKDGCAIGY